The nucleotide sequence TTTAGAGAGGTACCTACTGGGGCAGTCACTAAGTTGTCTTTTGTCATCACATCAGCAATCGGCATGTGATAATCTGTTACAAAACGCATGTCGCGGTTTGTAATTATCCCTACCAATTTTCTGTTTTCAAGTGTTTCAACGATTGGCACACCACTGATACGATATTTGCTCATCAATTCTTCTGCGTCTGCTACAAGATGCTGTGGCGTTAAGAAGAACGGATCAATGATTACGCCACTTTCAGAACGTTTGACTTTTCTTACTTCATCCGCTTGCTGGCTGATCGTCATGTTTTTATGGATCACACCTAGTCCGCCTTGTCTTGCCATAGCAATGGCCATCTTGCTGTCGGTAACAGTATCCATACTTGCACTGATGATTGGAATATTCAACTTAATATTTTTAGCTAATTGTACGCTCATATCCACTTCGTTTGGTAACACGTGACTTTCTGCTGGTATCAATAAGACATCATCAAAAGTAAATCCTTTTTTCGTGAACTTTGTTTCCCAGTTGGACATTTTTAGTACCACTCCTCTAATTTAGTTTATCTATTAAAATAATTGATTTTTTCATTTAAGTCAATGATCTACTTGGAATCAAGTTAGCTTTCTCATAGAATACCAATATAAAGCGTTTACATCTGTGTGTATTAAAAGAGATTGTAAAAAAGCTGTCCTGCATCAAGTAATAAGAACAGCCAATCAAAAACAGCTTCTCATGTTTTTGAATTGGTTGGGTTTATTACCGCAGATGCAAACTTTTGAACACCGTTTAGTGGAGAGGCTGTGAAAAAGCTGCTTAGTTTCGAGTAGTAAGAAAAATTTTGTGAAAATGGCTTTCCACATTTTTGCATAAATTGGACTTAATACCGAGAAACTGGCTTTTGAACACCGTTTATCGTAAAAAGGGACTGTGACAAGACTTTTGTCACAGTCCCTTACTATTATTTAACTATGGATAAACAAAATGAGGTTCTTTACTACCCCTAGATATCTAGCAAAATAGCTGATCTTTTTGCTAGTTTATCTTCTTGGGACGGATAAACTTCCAATAATCCCGTATTTTTTCTTCAAGTAGTAACGGATTGCTAAAGCAGTTGCCCCGATAATGATAACTACTACTGGATCTAATACTGGATTGATAACTGGTGGCAATAGTGTTGTCGCAGAAAACAGTACGACCCAAAGAAGTGTCGTTCCACCTAGGATAAGCAATGTCTTACCCATTCCTGGTTTCTTGCTTCGATCTGCTCCGGGATATTCATATTGATAGATGTATTTGTACATCATATAAAAGACCCAGCCACCGATTGCAGAACCTAGAACGAGTGTAGAAAAGCCATAAGCTGGCGTTGTTCCACGTGAAAACAATCCGGTAATCGCAATCATGATACTTAATAGACCAAGCAACAGCAACGTATTATCTAACCACATCAATAAAGGGGTGGATGAATTTTTTACTTCTGCTGGCTTATTGATGATTGCTTCCGTTCTTTCAGAGACTGTCCCAAACAATTGACGGGCTGTTCTTCCGCCTTTTTGTTCTGCAACTAAAGTAGGCAGAATGTCATGAAGGGCTTTTACTTTTTCTTCTTCAGACAAATTCGCTGCTTCTAAAGATTTTTTCAAATCAAAAATGTACTGTTGATTTCTTTTGGTTAATTTTGTTTCTAAACTATTGTTTTCTTTTACGATTGCTCGTAATTGTTCTGGTTCCATTATCTAATAGTCCTCCTTAGCCGTTCCTTTTCTCAACGGTCGTCACAAAAGACATTCTACCATATTCTACAGCTAGTTTGATAGCCCTTTTACACATTAAAGCGGAATAACATTACGTCGCCGTCTTGTACGACATAATCTTTTCCTTCTAATCGAACACGTCCAGCTTCTTTTGCTGCATGCATGTTTCCGTAATGATCCAAGTCTTCAAAAGAGACAGTTTCTGCACGGATAAATCCGCGTTCGAAATCTGAATGGATGATTCCTGCTGCTTGTGGTGCTTTGATTCCTTTTTTGAATGTCCAAGCACGTACTTCTTGTTCCCCAGCAGTAAAGTAAGTAGCTAAGCCTAACAAATCATAAGCAGCACGGATCAACTGATCCAAACCTGATTCTTCGATTCCTAAAGCTTCTAAAAATTCCGCTTTGTCTTCTTCATCTAATTCTGCGATTTCTTCTTCTGCACGAGCACTGACCACGATCACTTCTGCATTTTCTTCTGCAGCAAAGTTGCGCACTTCTTGTACATAATGATTCGCGTCTGCATCTGCTACGTCATCTTCTGAGACATTGGCTACATAAAGAATTGGTTTTGTCGTCAATAAAAATAGTGATTTAACGATTTTTTGTTCTTCTTCAGTAAATTCGATCGTTCGGGCAGATTTTCCTTCTTCCAGTACAGGTTTGATTTTATCCAGTACAGCTAGTTCTGCCACTGCATCTTTATCTTTGGTTTTAGCAACTTTTGCTACACGAGTATAGCGTTTGTTGATAGATTCTAAGTCTGCTAACACTAGTTCCAAGTTGATCGTATCAATATCTTCTAGTGGATCAACACGTCCTTCTACGTGAGTAATATTATCATCATCAAAACAGCGAACAACGTGACAAATAGCGTCTACTTGGCGGATATGGCTTAAGAATTGATTTCCCAAACCTTCTCCTTTACTTGCGCCTTTTACGATTCCAGCAATATCTGTAAATTCAAAAGTCGTCGGAACAGTTTTTTTCGGATGTACAAGTTCTGTTAAGCGTTGCAAACGCCAGTCAGGTACTTCTACCATCCCTACGTTGGGGTCGATCGTCGCAAAGGGATAGTTTGCTGCTTCTGCTCCTGCTTTTGTGATCGCATTAAACAAAGTTGATTTTCCTACGTTGGGCAACCCAACAATTCCAGCAGTCAATGCCATAAATTTATTCACTCTTTCTCTGCATTTTTTTCAATTACTTTTTTTAATTTCTTTTCAAAATCTCGACGGGTCATCATGACGATATGTCCGCAATTCATACATCTGATTTTGATATCTGCGCCCATTCGAATGACTTCCCAGCGATTCGTCTGGCAAGCGTGAGGTTTTTTCATTTCAACGATATCGTGCAAGTCGTACATAAAAATAGCCTCCTTTTTGTTTATTCTTCATCAAATTGAATATTCAAGATATCAAGAATTCGAGTCAAATCTTTTTGAGAAAGATATTCAATCTCGATCTTACCTTTCCCATTTTTTTCTTGGATAGCTACACTTGTACCAAATTTATCCATCAAACGATCTTCGCTTTCTCGGATATAATATGGTTTTTCCTTTGCTAGCCTTGGGATTTTTTTCTTTTCTTTTCCATCATTTTGATTTAACTCAGAAACAAGCTGTTCCAGTTGGCGGACAGTTAAATTTTCAGTTACTGCACGATTGGCTAATTTCAAGATCAATGTTTTATTTTTTAAACCTAACAGCGTACGGGCTTGTCCCATAGATAAACGCTGATCTTGTACCATTTCCTTGACAAGATCCGGTAAAGAAAGCAAGCGCAAATAATTGGCGATATAAGGTCTGCTCTTTCCTAAACGACTAGCTACTTCTGCTTGTGTTAGTTTCAGGTTTTTCATCAGCATCTCATATGCTTCTGCTTCTTCTAACGGATTCAGATCTTCTCGCTGCAAGTTTTCCAGCACTGCTA is from Enterococcus faecium and encodes:
- a CDS encoding DUF1129 domain-containing protein; the encoded protein is MEPEQLRAIVKENNSLETKLTKRNQQYIFDLKKSLEAANLSEEEKVKALHDILPTLVAEQKGGRTARQLFGTVSERTEAIINKPAEVKNSSTPLLMWLDNTLLLLGLLSIMIAITGLFSRGTTPAYGFSTLVLGSAIGGWVFYMMYKYIYQYEYPGADRSKKPGMGKTLLILGGTTLLWVVLFSATTLLPPVINPVLDPVVVIIIGATALAIRYYLKKKYGIIGSLSVPRR
- the ychF gene encoding redox-regulated ATPase YchF — translated: MALTAGIVGLPNVGKSTLFNAITKAGAEAANYPFATIDPNVGMVEVPDWRLQRLTELVHPKKTVPTTFEFTDIAGIVKGASKGEGLGNQFLSHIRQVDAICHVVRCFDDDNITHVEGRVDPLEDIDTINLELVLADLESINKRYTRVAKVAKTKDKDAVAELAVLDKIKPVLEEGKSARTIEFTEEEQKIVKSLFLLTTKPILYVANVSEDDVADADANHYVQEVRNFAAEENAEVIVVSARAEEEIAELDEEDKAEFLEALGIEESGLDQLIRAAYDLLGLATYFTAGEQEVRAWTFKKGIKAPQAAGIIHSDFERGFIRAETVSFEDLDHYGNMHAAKEAGRVRLEGKDYVVQDGDVMLFRFNV
- a CDS encoding DUF951 domain-containing protein, with the translated sequence MYDLHDIVEMKKPHACQTNRWEVIRMGADIKIRCMNCGHIVMMTRRDFEKKLKKVIEKNAEKE
- a CDS encoding ParB/RepB/Spo0J family partition protein, giving the protein MKKSKGLGRGIDALFQDLENLETVDVKDDTVVQLPLNELRPNPYQPRKTFEEVSLQELANSIEQSGVFQPIIVRRSAVKGYEIIAGERRFRASKLAEKETIPAIVRDFDEEAMMQVAVLENLQREDLNPLEEAEAYEMLMKNLKLTQAEVASRLGKSRPYIANYLRLLSLPDLVKEMVQDQRLSMGQARTLLGLKNKTLILKLANRAVTENLTVRQLEQLVSELNQNDGKEKKKIPRLAKEKPYYIRESEDRLMDKFGTSVAIQEKNGKGKIEIEYLSQKDLTRILDILNIQFDEE